The window tctatctgaacatttattaataaacaaaatacatttacagaaaaaaacataaacatgaatacaatggcacaatgtatcaaagatcatgaatttcctccagctcctccgaggctggaagtgagccaagtatgcagcaagcatttcccctctggatgccgatgctgaggcgctggagcatgaaagtggctgcccttgggtccctggtggtgtcgatgagtctggaacccaattctttaattAAGGAAGCGTGtttcattttttccccatgatcccaaggtctctgatcccactgggacaaattgatactgttggctaatgtccctgtacttgctgatcttgtactcctccctgtggtcagcagctcctccctgtcaccccacactgtgatggatataggtgtcagccagtgtggacacacaggtatagtcccatgctaagagcttgccattcttccaaggatagatggtgatcccgtcggggcggtttgctgggttgtgggtattgtttgctgcaagtgatcgtggctccctctcggcagggcatccagctgtagcaagggttctcttaatgatgtcgttgacctcattgtgtcttgcatgccagcccttggttttggaacagttaagaccatgtagaccgtattggtctgcttgtacttcgccgcaaatacacatatattctgtgaattggggcagcaaggcgcagagccactgcaatacggagggtcttaggatcgagtcgcgttcccattgccgatatgggaactgttttgaggaagtccccagagtgaggtgcactcacagcctggagacgggcaatctccctatctgatgttgcagccctgagcatgttggcaagcaccttttcagcaattgggccatcccagcttgactgtttgtgagccagtgctgcactagggtttggtgctggagcagcaagagtctcccattcggtgatggcactggcatagctagggtcttctattcctgctgagtcactgagggtgtcaggaagaatttgtcttatcaactcgtttgatgcaatggaagaggataggaaaggtggtagagcaatctgggaggatctgcgtactcctagccctctaagcctgaccggaagtgaggcttgcaaccactgtccatcgtcaagggaaagattcaatacactctctagcatggccttcaggagagaatcatattccttgagttttggactgctgaagactggggagcatctcagaaaataggtaagttttgggattgacaggcacctggtgagtaggtagaaggcatcgtgtgtgtcaatgtctttcatcctgctttccatcgtctggaggtctgagactttttttcctaggatcagatcgatggcattggacccaagaggagcaccgaggagagtgctattggctggatcaatggctcatgctcctggtaaaacggcactaatattctggatcatctgttgattggtagaaactatttcacatttggtggggtttaaagaaaggcccaggctttctcccatgtctttaattttactgatgtcctctaggagagattctgttgtgccagctagggtaccgtcgtccaggaaccagatattgagctcgctggagagtgcctccgtgacttccttgatgaccaaacaaaatagaaagggggcgagagggtccccctgttgcacgccctcacacgagtcaatttcatggtccccaaacaatagtttggaagtcacactataacacgattctatgaaggggtaaagggaagggaagtttctataaactgcttggagagcagcatcccttctgactgagttgaaagcattggcaaagtccaatttgaccaaggctttttcatatgACATGtatttgatatatactcgtgctgcgtgggcagctgcttcacagccctgttgaacgccgaaaccgagctgagttggtttcagcattgtagcagcctcttgactcacccttcttactgcagccttggcgactaggcgccgaagggtgttacccactgcaatgggcctgattccgccatcctttttccggagggcacacaatgaggcaccaaagaaaaagggtctgatggcctctgggacactgccagccaggcacaggttggaaaatttggtgagttcagacagcagcctctctgaaacctcaccaagtgctggattgagtatttgttttaagtgttgaggccttaaaccggtgaaacctcctgctgaaccctgtggaaatgacataacagctttatacacatcagcatcctgtaaggttagatgttctttgcctgctgcaatgtcagggaggtcaatgttggtactgggagccctgggtggatgtttgtccttcagagcttgcgctgtgctgacgtccttgggagcgatgatatcctcactggttataagtctcaaagctccaatagtattaccctcttctatttttttgctaatttgggctctgatttttgaggtgtcgggtgtcctgttgttggcatttgcccggcgggtgtttgtcgccctaggggggagacggacgaggttgtcatcccttgggaatgcatttattgccctaataacatgtgttgcaagtgacttgtccctccttggtgggacagccaaacaggcattgccaaaaagcagcaagctgtgccaggatctgttgtttgaaggagcatcgttgactttcttcagaaggtcagtgaatttgctagcagcttgagggcgagctgctttggggatgtgtgtcagagtcctggtggatgttaatttgattgcagatttgaggtcctctgtagaggtgaagtcacggtagctgtcagccctgtctgctgggggaggctgttggttctcatttggagctctcctggagcctagacatccattgtgtgcacggatgttgccagagaaccaaaacctagtcattgtggtagtctacaagcctccggatgcaacatcccagcaattccaggaacagctgttaagaattgaccactgtctggaaaatcttccagctcctgcacccaacatcttgctcctgggggatttcaacttaaggcacctaaaatggaggaatatagcaaataatattgttgcagtaataacaccaggaggcagctctgatgaaaactcacactcacacgagcttttaaatctctgcacaaaattcaatttaaaccagcaaataatagagcctactagactggagaatacactagacctcatcttcactaacaatgatgatctgataagaaatgtcaccatatcaaaaaaatatactcagatcacaacataattgaggttcagacatgtatgcgtggagccccagaccgacaaaatgagactagtcacgagggagcattcaccaaattcaacttcaataacaaaaacataaagtgggaccaagtaaaccaagtcctaaccgatataagctgggaagatatactaagcaacacagaccccaacttatgcctagaacagattaactcggtggcactcgatgtatgcacaaggcttattcctctaagaaaaaggaggagtagatgtaaaatagaaagagacaggcgctccctttacaggcgacggaaaagaataacagagcggctaaaagaggtcaatatatctgaaatgcgtagggagacactggtcagagaaatagcaagcatcgaacttaagctaaaagaatcctttaggagtcaggaatcgcgggaagaactaaaagccataaatgaaatcgaaagaaacccaaagtatttcttctatgccaaatcaaaatcgagaacaacgtccagtattgggcccctacttaaacaagatgggtcctacacagatgacagcaaggaaatgagtgagctactcaagtcccaatatgactcagtttttagcaagccgctaaccagactgaaagtcgaagatcaaaatgaattttttatgagagagccacaaaatttgattaacacaagcctatccgatgttatcctgacgccaaatgacttcgaacaggcgataaatgacatgcccatgcactctgccccagggccagactcatggaactctgtgttcatcaagaactgcaagaagcccctatcacgagccttttccatcctatggagagggagcatggacacgggggtcgtccctcagttactaaaaacaacagacatagccccactccacaaagggggcagtaaagcaacagcaaagaactacagaccaatagcactaacatcccatatcataaaaatctttgaaagggtcctaagaagcaagatcaccacccatctagaaacccatcagttacacaacccagggcaacatgggtttagaacaggtcgctcctgtctgtctcaactattggatcactacgacaaggtcctaaatgcactagaagacaaaaagaatgcagatgtaatatatacagactttgcaaaagccttcgacaagtgtgaccatggcgtaatagcgcacaaaatgcgtgctaaaggaataacaggaaaagtcggtcgatggatctataatttcctcactaacagaacacagagagtagtcgtcaacagagtaaagtccgaggcagctacggtaaaaagctctgttccacaaggcacagtactcgctcccatcttgttcctcatcctcatatccgacatagacaaggatgtcagccacagcaccgtgtcttcctttgcagatgacacccgaatctgcatgacagtgtcttccattgcagacactgcaaggctccaggcagacatcaaccaaatctttcagtgggctgcagaaaacaatatgaagttcaacgatgagaaatttcaattactcagatatggtaaacatgaggaaattaaatcatcagagtacaaaacaaattctggccacaaaatagagcgaaacaccaacgtcaaagacctgggagtgattatgtcggaggatctcaccttcaaggaccataacattgtaccaatcgcatctgctagaaaaatgacaggatggataatgagaaccttcaaaactagggaggccaagcccatgatgacactcttcaggtcacttgttctatctaggctggaatattgctgcacactaacagcacctttcaaggcaggtgaaattgccgacctagaaaatgtacagagaactttcacggcgcgcataacggagataaaacacctcaattactgggagcgcttgaggttcctaaacctgtattccctggaacgcaggagggagagatacatgattatatacacctggaaaatcctagagggactagtaccgaacttgcacacgaaaatcactcactacgaaagcaaaagacttggcagacgatgcaccatccccccaatgaaaagcaggggtgtcactagcacgttaagagaccatacaataagtgtcaggggcccgagactgttcaactgcctcccagcacacataagggggattaccaacagacccctggcagtcttcaagctggcactggacaagcacctaaagtcagttcctgatcagccgggctgtggctcgtacgttggtttgcgtgcagccagcagcaacagcctggttgatcaggcgctgatccaccaggaggcctggtcacagaccgggccgcgggggcgttgacccccggaactctctccaggtagatgtgggattgagtgcacattccctgtagcacacccggcagatacctcgtgaacgacagctttggctctgtcgtgaagattcctgggaacccgcgactacttgtgacatcgctgatatcgtgggggtgggagggcgccagctgtggggtgacgggtgaagggcagcatggatgaatgggggatgagggtgggggagtagcgagctgcggaacttgtaattggtggggcactaaacggcaacacccttggtcaggaagtctatgggcctaggctgggatgaggggaggggatatgggatgggggaggggggagggagtggccctgtgtgtttaagacgcacatcactgactaacttttgctaattgttatacacttattgttccatttctTTTCCCCCTCTACACTGCAACTTGTATCTCAGTGTCCTCTTTAAAACTAAACATCTTTTAAATCCGTTTCAACCTATTTTAATCATTTACCTCACTTTTTGCAATCCTCCTTCATTCACCCTCTCATGTCTTCCAAAGCTATAAAATTACTTAAAAAAAATTTCGTATTTAAATTCTACCTGTTTATGTGCTTAATTACAAACACCTAATCCACACATTCCTTTGTTTCCAAATTTAAATTCATTCTAATTACTGACTTTCCAATAAATTTATTAGTCATAATTCATTCTTGAACTTCACCTGGTGTTATTAATATTTTCCTATTACATAATTTTATACACACTTCTCTTCGACTTCCCtttgtaaaaataaataaaaaactgaAATTTACAATGACACAAATATAATGCTTCAAAAATCACAGTACTGGAGGGACGAAACTTGTGACCAGTTGTATCTCAGTCACTCATGAGTCATCCCACACGTAGGTTAAACTatatttaagataagataagataagatttcgttcggatttttaaccccggagggttagccacccaggataacccaagaaagtcagtgcgtcatcgaggactgtctaacttatttccattggggtccttaatcttgtcccccaggatgcgacccacaccagtcgactaacacccaggtacctatttgctgctaggtgaacaggacaacaggtgtaaggaaacgtgtcggaatgtttccacccgccgggaatcgaacccgggccctccgtgtgtgaagcgggagctttagccaccaggccaccgggccaccaagcaATCGGTTTACAATCCAGTTGTTGTGGGTCTTAAGTAGGTCCCCACACTTACTTTTCCCCCCAAACACTCACAGTGAGTATGTATAAAGAAAATGTTACCTCCTTGAGTTGCTGCCTAGTGTTGAAGTTAGAGGTTGATGAGGTGATCAAATAAGGTCTTGCCTTTCCTTCGAAGCTGCACGggaaaatattaacaaaataaaTTAATACAGATATACTTAGCCTACATTTAGTATCCAACATTATTTAGGAACAGGGACTACAGGTGTACGAAAGTTTCCTATACATCTCCAATCGCTGAAGTTCCAAACATGCTCACGTATTTGTTGGAAACTTTAGCAAATTCACTTACTAGTGAAAGCTTAAACAAGATTGCTTGTGAGTCATGTTTTTGTCACTTTTAGTCCTAAATAACTGTTACTAGTTGCAAGCCTAAACCAAACTGCTTACTATTCATAGATCATCTTCCAGTTGTCTCTGAGGAAGGTCCATGCTAGGGGGCGGCCTATATCATTAAACGCTATTGATCCGAAGACAAGCTCTGAGTCCTGTCTCCTAATGCCACTGTTGGGGTCGAAGGCCATCTCTAAGTACCTGAAATGGGAATCAAATTATATTTTGTCGATGTGGCCAGTTTATAACGCACTCGGTAATGCTCCCATCTACGATTTTAGCTCAAAAGCATACAGACCCATAAAAAGCCTAAGAATTAGGCCCTAGAAGAGTTAACTTCTAGGAATGGAAAAGCAAAGGGAAGAATGATCAACATAAGTTTCAAGAGTACTGTTAATAATTACTGGGAAAAATTTTGAGAAAAGCCAAGTAATCATAACTCATGAAGATAATGCTGTCAAGACAGAGACTACTCAGTAAAGAACAGATCGCATTACTTTGATACAAggtactgtatagcccttgtaggtttagcgcttgttttgattgtaataattagATACAAGGTACGCACCTGGAGAGGAGCCACAGCTGCTTGGTACAGCCCATAGCTCTGAGAAGTCTGTGTTTCTCTGAGGCTACGTTACTCTTGAGGTACTGATTCCAAGCGAAGTCCCATTCCTCTGCTCCACCCGTTGCTAGCGCCTGGCAGTACACCGCAGACTTGAGGCTAGGCGCAATGATTCTGAGACATACGTGAATAAGAAATAAATAGGATCATTTATGTCAACAGAAAAACAACGCCACTTATGTCCAAAGAAAAACATCACCACTTATTTCCACAAAAAAAAAACCCACTGATGTCCACAGAAAAACAGCACTACTAATGACCAAAGAAGAACCATGCAAACATGGTTTTTCTGCGTACGAAGGCAGGTAAAAGTTGTTCTGCATAGTTTGACCTTtgagatcctcttcagcagaataAAATCAGTATATAGTAGTGTTTGAAGAGGtcactctcatttctctctctttctcacacacacacacttcattatcactaatattttcttattacttTAAAATACACCATTAAATATAGATCAGATTAGTATAACATTATTAAGCTTTGTCAAAAGTTTATTCATCATTCCTAAAAAAGATTTTGTACAGCTGACTTACGTATTGTTGTCTGGGTTGGTCATCCATTGTCGGTAGAGAGAGAGTACATTGTCCAGACATTGCTTGTGGCGGAGTGAGCAGGCCCAGCTGACAGCCATAGTGCGCTTGTATTGTTCCAACAGGTGGTCATTCACACTGTTGTCCAGCCCTAATGTGTCGTATAACTGCACCACCATCTTCAGCATGTAGTTCTGTGGTGGACAACAAGAAAACTCACTATACCTTAATCCCGAGAATATAGGAATAAATGAATTGCAGAaaggctattggtccatgctgAGCGGTTATTAATTTTGCTCAATTACTCTAAATCCTGTACTGATCCAACCTATGCGTCACACTTCTTATTATATGCACAAATGAAGTTGCCTGGTAAACTGTACTACACAATTGTTTACTCTTTCCGTACCCATGTATACCAATTCGTAAAAGATTTCTCACAGGTAGTGTGTCAGTTATACATAACCTGGTCATcagcgtgtgtatatatatatatatatatatatatatatatatatatatatatatatatatatatcgtgctaaATAGGtaaaaacttacgattttggctcaAATAGCAAGGCTTTTCCTGCCGagtaaggcaagagaaaatttgtaattattttataaaaatcattctgaacctaacgtaaaaaaaatttcccctgtgtgttttattaaattattgtaatctttaaatatatttagtttgggttggtttaaaattaaatttcacttgttataataaggttaggtacaaaattattaatttctacattaagtcctttctaaaattttatcttatactttaaagatatatttttcattaatgttgatgtaaaaatttttaaatttcccAAAAAGGAACAAAAACTTACCTCCCCTTTAAATTTAACAAAGCAATTTTTAACCTATTAAAAAAATTTATTATCAATTTTTCAAAAATCATTTCTAAACCCCAACGTAAAAAATTTTcacttgtgtttattaaattattgtaaccttATCTAAAATATAAGTTGGTTGAGctaaattaaattaaaattttataaaaaggttataaaaatttttaaattttctacattaacataaagGGAAAAAATCATCATTTAACttaaaagaaaatttaaaaaaaggactaaattttaaatgagttcttcttttgaccagttttactattcggcgacatatatatattttaattattatataaatatacattaggATAACCTAGACAATACCTAACCCCTGGCCCCGTGCGTGGAACATGCGGGAAAGGGACCAGGTTGTTGATGGCCGCCTTCAGGGGGCATATTTAATCTTACCTGTAACGCAGGCCCAGGGCCCCCCTCGTAGCTCACCCGACCTGCCTAATGCGAGAGAGGGGTAGAAGCCCTTTGAAATATCCCTTAGTTTAACAGGGGCTGTATGCTCTATTTGGGAAAGATAAATCCACACAAATTTTCTATCTTAAAAAATTTCATGGAATATTCATGTCCCTTCAACAAATTGTAGTAAACagttttagaaaatataaaaaactTTTTTAAGACTTATCATCTAAAAAAACATTCACACGTAAGCatttttaaaattaaatttaaaccTGTATTCCCCAATTTCAACAGAATATTCCCTGTgcaaaaaaagtatttttttttaaattgcaaaAGAATTGCTGAACTGACAATTAAACTGTTAAATAATTTAAACAAACTTTTTATCAACTTTTTCCCCTACAAACCCCTAGAGATGGTGCTCCCCCAAAATTATGAAAATTATTTTCTTCCTTGAACACATATTAATGAAGTTGATTTTTGTGATGTATTTAAAGAGGAGGGTAAGAAAAAGtaaattttgtttaaaaaaaaaataaagagacGGGGAAAAGGGGCCCCGATGTGGAAAGTGACGAAATCATTAAGGGAAGGGGATGGTAAATAAAGGTTAGATGCTAATATAATGGGAAAGGGGTAATAAAATTGGGTGAGGATAATATAATGGGTTAAAATGCTAATATAATCGGTGGGGTGGTAGTCGTATCTGTTAAAAAACTTTAAAAAAACTAAATCAGAATTTACGTGTAGTTGAGGGGGTGGGGAAACAGGGAAAGGTTTGGGAAACTGGTCGGGTGGGTTTTAAAGGGCACAAATATCTCTAAAAAACAGAGAAAACTCTCATTAGGGCCCAAAAATaatctccatttttttttttccttcattctTTTAGCACCCGAGATATTAAAATTACGCCCCCTGCTCGGGGAAAGGGGTTCGGGTGTCGTCGATGATCTGATTTGTTGATTGTAGTGATAACCGTGTGGTCCGTCAGTGGCTGCTGGATGAGCAATTTCCCGGTTGTGGTTGCCTGTTAACTCTGCCGGAAACCCCCGTCCCCCCGCAGGTTGAAGATGACCCAGTGGCCCCTTGGGTGGGCGAGGACTGGATGGTGATGAGTGTCTCCGTTCCCTTCCCCCAGCCCTTTGGGCCCCCAAATTTTTCGTTAAAGTTGGGATCTCCCACCTGGGGGACAGTGGCACCCACCACTTATCTCCTCGGGATTTTAAATTTGGCATCCCCCAACCACCCAAAAATCctaaagaaaagaaaatatacaAAATTTTTGGCGAAACCAACAGAAATACACCATTCAAAAATGTCTAGCAAAATTAAACCCTTGAAGATTTCGGTTCattattagtattactattatatttAACGGGAAAATTCTAAACCCCCAAAGGGGGGCATGTTTCCCGGGCCTAATAAGTCATTGGGTTTTTAAACCCACTGAAGtagaaagaaattaaaatttttcttttttaaaacTTTTCCAACATGTAATCCCCCATTTGAAGGACTCTGATTAAATAAAATTTTCTTGCAGTAACTAAATTTATTCGGATTATCTTAGTTAtaggaaaaattaaaaaaaaccaCTGTTGCTACAGTAGTTAGGAAGGTAAGGGAAACGGGATCTATACTTGTAAGAGAATAACTATCAGGAAAAAtagaaaaagatttttttttttgagcataGCACCCTTTGGGCTTCATTACAGGTCACTGTTTTGCTTTTATGAATATCTcacctgagagacagtagcaAGTCCGTCCCCTCATGGTTTTCACCCCCGACAGTGGGGGGTTTTTCCTGGTTTCCCCCTCTCCCACCTGGTTACCTCACCTGAGAACGTGGGGGAGAGTCTGGACTTCTCTCCACTGTAGGGAAACCCCTCTGCAAAGGGCGGTGGTCCCTGATGGTCTTGACGGTGAGATCGAGGGCCCGTGCCCGTCCTGGTGGGGCCGCCCCCTGAAAGGGGTTCCCACAGATCATCGTTCAGCGTTCCCATACTTGCTGCATACAAAATAAAATCAACAACACAAGCACTAAACAACTTTTCATCTTTGTTTTAAAAAAAATGCGAAATGCGTttaaaatttaaacaccaacagAAATTTTTACACCGCAAGACCCTAAACTGTCATCCTGTATATAAAGGGAAAAATAAACAAAGATGATTGTCATTGATTGAAAAAACACAAGTCATAAAGGTAGGTTAACCCCCTTCCACAGTTTTCGTCAAAAATGACTCATCTGGGATAACTGATGCTCCTGTGGAGTTTTAATAAATAATGA is drawn from Cherax quadricarinatus isolate ZL_2023a chromosome 78, ASM3850222v1, whole genome shotgun sequence and contains these coding sequences:
- the LOC138855019 gene encoding aminopeptidase N-like, whose translation is MLKMVVQLYDTLGLDNSVNDHLLEQYKRTMAVSWACSLRHKQCLDNVLSLYRQWMTNPDNNTIIAPSLKSAVYCQALATGGAEEWDFAWNQYLKSNVASEKHRLLRAMGCTKQLWLLSRYLEMAFDPNSGIRRQDSELVFGSIAFNDIGRPLAWTFLRDNWKMIYEYFEGKARPYLITSSTSNFNTRQQLKEVMTFVDEHRTELKSASRKVEQKIEIIKNNIAWMDANYETIYQWLEQKGYSVKLRNV